One genomic region from uncultured Cohaesibacter sp. encodes:
- a CDS encoding response regulator transcription factor produces the protein MEASIACTVLLVDDHPAVRQGLAALLASKGLPSPLQASTFEEARAIADDNKVDLAVIDLSLESGDGLDLVPDLACRGARVIIYSMFEDARTIRRSLQYWVLGYVTKRDDPACLLEAVDHVCRGEPYLSVRAANALKEADGAEQDKKLSEREQQVLSLMGRGESNIGIAAALGISVRTVETYYARINEKLGLSLSVRELRKYAIRHANE, from the coding sequence ATGGAAGCGTCTATCGCCTGTACGGTTCTGCTGGTTGACGACCATCCAGCTGTACGGCAGGGGCTTGCCGCCCTTCTGGCATCGAAAGGTCTTCCGTCCCCCCTTCAGGCTTCGACATTCGAGGAGGCGCGGGCGATCGCTGATGACAATAAGGTTGACCTTGCCGTCATCGACCTCTCGCTTGAGAGTGGGGATGGGCTGGATCTCGTCCCCGATCTCGCTTGTCGTGGAGCGCGCGTGATCATCTATTCGATGTTTGAAGATGCCCGGACGATCAGGCGCTCGCTCCAATATTGGGTTCTCGGCTACGTCACCAAGCGCGACGACCCTGCCTGTCTTCTCGAAGCGGTGGACCATGTTTGCCGCGGTGAGCCCTACCTTTCTGTTCGGGCTGCCAACGCATTGAAAGAGGCAGACGGCGCCGAACAAGACAAGAAGCTCAGCGAGCGCGAGCAACAGGTCCTGTCGCTGATGGGGCGGGGGGAAAGCAACATCGGAATCGCGGCGGCGCTCGGCATCAGCGTGCGAACCGTCGAGACCTATTACGCCCGCATAAACGAGAAACTTGGTCTGTCGCTGAGTGTCCGGGAGCTAAGGAAATACGCGATTCGCCACGCTAACGAGTAG
- the msrA gene encoding peptide-methionine (S)-S-oxide reductase MsrA, translated as MFGFQRAKAVMVNPDEALPGRSTPLETAQTHFVLGRPLQPPFPASCEEVQFGMGCFWGAERVFWQLEGVFVTAVGYSGGYTPNPTYEEVCSGRTGHAETVLVVYDPKLLPFEVLLRYFWENHDPTQGMRQGNDIGTQYRSAVYVTSDEQLMAAEHARQDYQDALATQGYGAISSEIKRSGPFYYAEDYHQQYLAKNPNGYCGLGGTGVSCPGQ; from the coding sequence ATGTTCGGATTTCAACGTGCGAAAGCGGTAATGGTCAATCCAGATGAGGCCCTGCCCGGACGCTCTACGCCGCTTGAGACAGCTCAAACCCACTTCGTGCTTGGTCGGCCGCTGCAGCCGCCCTTCCCTGCGTCTTGTGAAGAAGTGCAGTTCGGCATGGGCTGCTTCTGGGGGGCTGAACGTGTGTTCTGGCAGCTTGAAGGCGTTTTCGTGACCGCAGTTGGCTATAGCGGCGGCTATACGCCCAACCCGACCTATGAGGAAGTGTGCAGCGGCAGAACCGGCCATGCCGAAACTGTTCTGGTGGTCTATGATCCCAAGCTTTTGCCTTTCGAAGTCCTTCTCAGGTATTTCTGGGAGAATCATGACCCAACACAAGGGATGCGTCAAGGCAACGATATTGGCACACAATATCGCTCGGCTGTTTATGTCACATCGGACGAACAGCTCATGGCCGCAGAACATGCACGACAGGATTATCAGGACGCGTTGGCTACGCAGGGGTATGGCGCCATCAGCAGCGAGATCAAGCGCAGTGGACCCTTCTATTATGCCGAGGATTATCACCAGCAATATCTGGCGAAAAATCCGAACGGCTATTGCGGCCTTGGGGGCACGGGTGTGAGCTGCCCCGGCCAATAG
- a CDS encoding MFS transporter, with product MIAEKNPWLVLVIVSSGLFLIGIDMTVLNVALPVLAHDLEATTSEKLWMVNAYSLLLASLLPGFGSLSDRIGHRKMFVAGLLVFGGSSTIAAFAPNPTLLIAARAVLALGAAMMLPATISIIRVVFVEDQQRAIAIGIWGSVSAGAAALGPILGGFLIEHFWWGAVFLINVPVVLLTLVLTFSLIPQLPGNRARHWDAVTSLVLTIALVALLYALKGILKVDIHWGEVAVACAIGTAFFRWFLVRQRAQPSPLIDFALFLNARFSIGTAGALFASFVMIGLQYVLSQELQLVRSFTPLEAGLFVLPIAAGSLIAGPVFASVLFRFGTERVLAFGLAFAACGMLLYAFTGLGVSIFWQVTMLAIAGFGLGGMMSVSSTAIMINAPEEKAGVAGALEGISYELGGTLGVAILGSLVSSIYTKSFIPPMEAKLLPNASDSLDQTLIAAGQLPSPLAQSVVDIGKAAFSNGASLTLMGTAILTASLFALMAFYARNKEPEVKQDEP from the coding sequence ATGATCGCGGAGAAGAATCCTTGGCTGGTTCTGGTGATTGTCTCTTCGGGTCTATTCCTGATTGGGATCGACATGACGGTCCTCAATGTTGCGTTGCCTGTTCTGGCCCACGACCTCGAAGCAACCACGTCCGAAAAGCTTTGGATGGTCAATGCCTATTCGCTGCTTCTCGCGAGCCTCTTGCCAGGCTTTGGGTCATTGTCTGACAGAATTGGCCATCGCAAGATGTTCGTGGCGGGACTCTTGGTGTTTGGCGGCTCGTCCACAATCGCAGCGTTTGCCCCCAATCCGACCTTGCTGATTGCTGCCCGCGCTGTTTTGGCTCTCGGCGCTGCGATGATGTTGCCAGCCACCATTTCGATCATTCGTGTTGTATTTGTCGAAGATCAACAACGGGCCATTGCCATTGGTATCTGGGGCTCGGTTTCGGCAGGCGCGGCAGCCTTGGGACCAATACTGGGTGGTTTCCTGATCGAGCATTTCTGGTGGGGAGCTGTTTTCCTTATCAACGTTCCGGTCGTTCTGCTCACGCTCGTTCTGACCTTCTCCCTCATTCCGCAGTTGCCGGGAAACCGAGCGCGTCATTGGGACGCCGTGACGTCTCTTGTTCTCACCATCGCACTGGTTGCTTTGCTCTACGCACTGAAAGGAATTCTAAAGGTTGACATTCACTGGGGCGAAGTCGCGGTCGCTTGTGCAATTGGGACTGCTTTCTTTCGATGGTTCCTTGTCCGCCAGAGAGCCCAGCCGTCACCTCTCATCGATTTTGCGCTGTTTTTGAATGCGAGATTCTCCATAGGAACGGCCGGAGCGCTCTTCGCCAGCTTCGTGATGATCGGGCTACAATATGTGTTGAGCCAAGAGCTGCAACTTGTGCGGTCGTTCACGCCGCTGGAAGCCGGCCTCTTCGTCTTGCCGATTGCCGCGGGGTCGTTGATCGCCGGGCCAGTCTTTGCCTCAGTTCTGTTCCGGTTCGGCACTGAGCGTGTGTTGGCCTTTGGCCTGGCTTTCGCAGCTTGCGGGATGTTGCTCTATGCATTCACAGGGCTTGGCGTATCAATCTTCTGGCAAGTCACGATGCTGGCGATAGCCGGGTTCGGGCTAGGTGGCATGATGTCTGTCTCATCGACAGCAATTATGATCAACGCGCCAGAAGAAAAGGCGGGTGTGGCGGGCGCGCTGGAGGGGATCTCTTACGAGTTGGGAGGAACGTTGGGGGTCGCAATTCTGGGCAGTCTGGTTTCGTCCATTTACACGAAGTCTTTCATTCCTCCAATGGAAGCCAAGTTACTGCCGAATGCTTCGGACAGCCTTGACCAAACCCTCATTGCGGCTGGGCAGTTGCCATCACCGCTAGCCCAGTCGGTCGTTGATATCGGAAAGGCGGCGTTCTCAAATGGCGCCTCCCTTACGCTTATGGGCACCGCAATATTGACGGCTTCGCTCTTTGCCTTGATGGCTTTCTATGCCCGCAACAAGGAGCCGGAAGTCAAACAGGATGAACCGTGA
- a CDS encoding HdeA/HdeB family chaperone, whose protein sequence is MKTIMITAAALACLATLPTIASAGQDVDMTELTCKEFMDDPDGIMPTIFWIDGYLSKATGNTVIDPDQMVKNVQDVIEVCKDNPDQKVFDLFN, encoded by the coding sequence ATGAAGACCATTATGATCACGGCGGCCGCGTTGGCGTGTCTCGCGACCCTGCCGACCATCGCATCTGCCGGGCAGGATGTGGACATGACCGAACTCACCTGCAAGGAGTTCATGGACGACCCCGACGGCATCATGCCGACAATTTTCTGGATCGACGGCTATCTCAGCAAAGCCACCGGCAACACCGTCATCGATCCGGACCAGATGGTCAAGAACGTCCAGGACGTGATCGAGGTATGCAAGGATAATCCCGATCAGAAGGTTTTCGATCTCTTCAACTGA
- a CDS encoding sugar O-acetyltransferase, whose protein sequence is MERTQKERMLAGELYMASDPELSHDHLNAQELLARFNASGATDEVERTSLLEQLFGYFGEASVVKPTLRCDYGYNISIGARTFVNYDCTFLDCNTITIGEEVQIAPSVQIYTATHPLNAAERRSGAEFALPVMIRDGVWLGGGTIVCPGVTIGCNTVVGAGSVVTKDLPPNVLAAGSPARIIRHL, encoded by the coding sequence ATGGAACGAACACAAAAAGAGCGGATGTTGGCAGGTGAGCTATATATGGCAAGTGACCCTGAACTAAGCCATGATCACTTGAATGCACAAGAGCTCTTGGCGCGCTTCAATGCAAGCGGTGCGACAGATGAAGTGGAGCGCACAAGTCTGCTGGAGCAACTGTTCGGTTATTTTGGGGAGGCCTCGGTGGTCAAGCCGACTTTGCGGTGCGATTACGGTTACAACATTTCAATCGGAGCACGGACATTCGTAAACTACGATTGCACATTTCTCGATTGCAACACTATCACCATTGGTGAGGAAGTGCAGATTGCTCCTAGCGTGCAGATATATACGGCAACGCATCCTTTGAATGCGGCTGAAAGGCGCTCCGGAGCAGAATTTGCGTTGCCGGTGATGATCAGGGATGGGGTATGGCTTGGTGGTGGAACCATCGTCTGTCCAGGCGTAACCATCGGGTGCAACACAGTTGTGGGCGCCGGTAGTGTCGTGACTAAAGATCTCCCACCCAATGTGTTGGCTGCTGGTAGCCCAGCACGCATTATCAGACACCTGTAG
- a CDS encoding DUF805 domain-containing protein — protein MNFVEAVSTCLKKYTTFEGRAGRPEFWYWALFSWLLSAIASTIDAAIMSDAGVAVVSNVVILAIALPSLAVSIRRLHDVGRSGWWFLLAFTVIGIFVLLYWYIRPGYQQSESSEQTVQQQMP, from the coding sequence ATGAATTTCGTAGAAGCAGTAAGCACTTGCTTAAAGAAGTACACCACGTTCGAGGGACGAGCTGGACGTCCGGAGTTCTGGTATTGGGCTCTCTTTTCCTGGCTGTTATCGGCAATCGCATCGACCATTGATGCTGCAATAATGAGTGATGCTGGCGTTGCGGTTGTCTCGAACGTTGTAATTCTTGCAATAGCACTCCCTTCGCTAGCGGTTAGCATTCGCCGTCTGCATGATGTTGGCAGATCTGGCTGGTGGTTTCTGCTCGCTTTTACCGTTATAGGCATATTTGTCCTGCTCTACTGGTATATCCGGCCCGGGTATCAACAAAGTGAGAGTTCTGAGCAAACCGTTCAGCAGCAAATGCCATAA
- a CDS encoding TetR/AcrR family transcriptional regulator, whose product MTNAHRRKKNPEQVRLQLLESARRLALENGLGAVSIEVVAAEAGVTKGGLFHHFPNKKALIDAVFQHMLRDFEADLERRMAVDADEYGRFTRAYIRSVFEDGAEDQWGPLWMATLNDPELRRIWGGWFQSRVSEAGETDLQFETARFSADGVWLGQMFGVAPSDTLALEQHLIAMTRTRP is encoded by the coding sequence ATGACCAACGCTCACCGCCGTAAGAAAAATCCCGAACAGGTTCGCCTGCAATTGCTAGAAAGTGCCAGACGCCTGGCACTTGAAAACGGCCTTGGCGCGGTCAGCATAGAAGTCGTCGCAGCAGAGGCAGGTGTAACAAAAGGTGGTTTGTTTCATCACTTTCCCAATAAAAAGGCGCTGATTGATGCGGTGTTTCAACACATGCTGCGGGACTTTGAGGCTGACTTGGAAAGGCGGATGGCAGTTGATGCAGATGAGTATGGCCGCTTTACCCGAGCATATATCAGGTCGGTCTTCGAAGATGGGGCCGAGGACCAGTGGGGACCATTGTGGATGGCAACGCTGAACGATCCAGAACTTCGGCGTATCTGGGGGGGATGGTTTCAATCGCGCGTCTCTGAAGCCGGAGAGACCGATCTTCAGTTCGAAACGGCACGCTTCTCGGCTGACGGTGTCTGGTTGGGTCAAATGTTTGGCGTTGCTCCAAGCGATACGCTTGCACTTGAGCAGCATCTGATTGCGATGACGAGAACACGGCCATGA
- a CDS encoding diguanylate cyclase produces MKIVLVEDNDEDRDAIRTILEQRRESVFAFHSGQSAWQFVQETPDIDVVIVSLNLEDGSGLEISWNCRILAAERKAMYVVAISEYTNSEILVEALDSGADDFLHKPLQEDILLARLRVAERVIMLQKKLVQLANRDSLTNLFNRRAFFEKAHAWIEKQGGSYPISGIMFDIDHFKSVNDRFGHDVGDQVLKTVARIAQEESDLIGRLGGEEFAVIIKDQSFYAAACAANRIREIIEQTTIIDGGNRIHVTSSFGVARFQEGDDVYTLLKRADQALYRSKNNGRNMITIDRSNDAKRSHIPSCFAAQ; encoded by the coding sequence ATGAAAATCGTATTGGTTGAAGACAATGATGAAGATCGCGATGCAATCCGCACCATTCTCGAACAGAGACGGGAGAGCGTATTTGCCTTTCATTCCGGTCAGAGCGCCTGGCAATTTGTGCAAGAAACACCGGACATTGATGTCGTTATTGTCTCTCTGAATCTTGAAGATGGGTCCGGGCTGGAAATTAGCTGGAATTGCCGTATTCTGGCTGCCGAGCGCAAAGCGATGTATGTGGTTGCCATTTCGGAATATACCAATTCGGAAATACTGGTGGAGGCACTGGATAGCGGCGCAGACGACTTTCTGCATAAACCGCTTCAAGAAGACATTCTTCTGGCCCGTTTGCGTGTGGCTGAGCGTGTTATCATGCTTCAAAAGAAGCTGGTGCAGTTAGCAAACCGCGATTCCCTCACCAATCTTTTCAACCGGCGGGCCTTTTTCGAAAAGGCCCACGCCTGGATAGAAAAGCAAGGGGGCAGCTATCCCATATCAGGGATCATGTTCGACATCGATCACTTTAAATCGGTCAATGACCGCTTTGGCCATGATGTGGGCGATCAGGTGCTCAAGACCGTTGCCAGGATCGCTCAGGAAGAGAGCGATCTTATCGGCAGGCTGGGCGGTGAAGAATTCGCCGTGATTATAAAGGACCAAAGCTTCTATGCAGCGGCCTGTGCCGCCAATCGCATTCGCGAGATCATCGAGCAGACCACCATTATCGACGGGGGCAACAGGATACATGTCACCTCCAGTTTTGGTGTTGCGCGCTTTCAGGAGGGGGATGATGTCTATACCCTACTCAAACGGGCCGATCAGGCGCTCTATCGATCCAAGAATAATGGGCGCAACATGATCACGATCGACCGCTCGAACGACGCCAAAAGAAGCCATATCCCCAGCTGTTTTGCAGCCCAGTAA
- a CDS encoding 7TM diverse intracellular signaling domain-containing protein yields the protein MKYGLNSEQEARGIEVALVSVILLFCAILWMVFSTTDNKTIIDLEVRDGVATIPETPLDHGAIFALSGPWQVYWGHLFTPDDLQRPDAPEPSGSLRLPWIWRGHSFGDEIAGGTGAATFHLRLTPPASNTMLTLRLFDLRLAYRLWANGTLVAESGKPGLDAANEQPDRSLVLAPLETTGQPVDLVLQMSNHGFREGGIGDPILLAKAGILQNARDRVWIFSAFFCGVLLVAGTYHLLIYFLRPRDISFFYFGMYCLLIIGYAANSNSTYWLSRAIVPGWINPVALDELALVCYVMSGAILYRFYRSLFPSDFSRRLQMVSDLRIVVFLLSALALPPVWHSWLIMLLMLAGLLFTTYYLVRLFVCIVKRQPGAILLFSGAVVLALTSIHDVLVHTDVIEGEYMVLTGLFALVVFQSSALALHYAQSFLTVELLSEDLHHNLDALKAEMNRRRELEAEVVWVSEEERRRVSYQIHDGLCQQLTAARLRYSMLSNVAAVKDIPAMVELGRVLAAATEDAYALSRGMWPVEHDSALTGPTIEELVDSARRTGGIEINLRQNWPCASCTGEHLSVFHRIAQEAIANAVRHAGATRVDVSLDCEGGLTRLEVKDDGAGLPADLPSAGTGGLGLRIMRYRASAIGAEFSIDDAPGGGTVVRCHVQCHNGTCAEGAS from the coding sequence ATGAAGTACGGGCTGAACTCGGAGCAAGAGGCAAGAGGGATTGAGGTCGCGCTTGTCAGTGTTATCCTTCTGTTCTGTGCTATTCTCTGGATGGTGTTCAGCACCACCGACAACAAGACCATCATAGACCTTGAGGTCCGGGATGGCGTTGCAACCATTCCCGAAACCCCGCTCGATCACGGCGCGATCTTCGCCTTGAGCGGCCCTTGGCAGGTTTATTGGGGACATCTGTTCACGCCCGATGACCTTCAGCGCCCGGACGCCCCGGAACCAAGCGGGAGCCTGCGGTTGCCGTGGATCTGGCGTGGGCACAGCTTCGGTGACGAGATCGCGGGCGGAACGGGGGCGGCCACGTTTCACCTCCGCCTCACCCCGCCTGCCAGCAATACAATGCTCACGCTTCGCCTGTTCGATCTCCGCCTTGCCTACAGGCTTTGGGCCAACGGGACTCTCGTTGCCGAAAGCGGCAAACCGGGGCTGGACGCCGCAAATGAACAGCCCGACCGGTCACTCGTCCTTGCTCCTTTGGAGACGACCGGGCAGCCGGTGGATCTTGTTCTTCAGATGTCCAACCACGGGTTTCGAGAAGGCGGCATCGGTGATCCGATCCTGCTCGCCAAGGCGGGCATCCTTCAGAATGCACGTGACCGGGTATGGATCTTCTCGGCCTTCTTCTGCGGAGTGCTCCTCGTCGCAGGGACCTATCACCTGTTGATCTATTTTCTGCGGCCCAGGGACATTTCATTTTTTTACTTCGGCATGTATTGCCTTTTGATTATCGGATATGCTGCCAATTCGAACTCGACTTACTGGCTTTCGCGGGCTATCGTTCCGGGGTGGATCAATCCGGTTGCGCTCGATGAACTGGCCCTTGTCTGCTATGTCATGTCGGGTGCGATCCTGTATCGCTTCTACAGGAGTCTTTTCCCGTCCGACTTCTCCAGACGCCTGCAAATGGTCTCCGATCTACGTATCGTCGTGTTCCTGTTGTCCGCGCTGGCGCTTCCGCCGGTCTGGCACTCCTGGCTGATCATGTTGCTGATGCTGGCCGGTTTACTCTTCACGACCTACTATCTGGTCCGGTTATTCGTCTGCATCGTCAAACGACAACCGGGCGCAATCCTTCTGTTCTCTGGCGCAGTCGTGTTGGCATTGACCAGCATTCACGACGTGCTTGTCCATACCGATGTCATCGAAGGCGAATATATGGTCCTGACGGGTCTGTTTGCGCTCGTCGTCTTTCAGTCGTCGGCGTTGGCTCTGCACTATGCGCAAAGTTTTCTGACGGTCGAATTGCTGTCAGAAGATCTTCACCACAATCTGGATGCGCTCAAAGCGGAAATGAACCGGCGGCGCGAACTCGAAGCGGAGGTCGTCTGGGTCAGCGAGGAAGAGCGCCGCCGTGTCAGCTACCAGATCCACGACGGCCTGTGTCAGCAGCTCACCGCGGCGCGTCTGAGATACTCCATGTTGTCAAATGTTGCCGCCGTGAAGGACATCCCTGCGATGGTTGAACTGGGGCGGGTGCTGGCCGCCGCAACAGAGGATGCCTATGCCCTGTCGCGCGGGATGTGGCCAGTCGAACACGACTCGGCTCTGACCGGTCCAACCATTGAAGAGCTGGTTGACAGTGCGAGGCGGACGGGCGGCATCGAGATCAATCTCAGGCAGAACTGGCCCTGTGCAAGTTGTACCGGTGAGCACCTCAGTGTCTTTCACAGGATCGCGCAAGAGGCGATTGCCAACGCTGTGCGACATGCTGGTGCGACGCGCGTCGATGTTTCGCTGGACTGTGAGGGCGGATTGACCAGACTGGAGGTCAAGGATGACGGTGCGGGCCTTCCTGCGGATCTGCCCTCTGCCGGGACAGGCGGTCTTGGTCTGCGAATTATGCGATATAGAGCCAGTGCCATTGGAGCGGAGTTTTCAATCGACGATGCGCCCGGCGGCGGAACAGTCGTCAGATGTCACGTCCAGTGCCATAACGGCACCTGTGCAGAGGGAGCGTCGTGA
- a CDS encoding transglycosylase domain-containing protein — translation MKSLFKFLSMALVLLIVGCGGYFAFGFVDAITAADDQKTRADSIISAGLGGSSLGEERYRQLLMVQDPQFEHHSGVDITTPGAGITTSSQLLAKRLGFEKFTPVIGKIRQTGYAVGLENQLSKEQIMALWLDTLEMGHGPNGWVTGLHRMSEASYGAPPSAIRDDQFLSLLAVLIAPGR, via the coding sequence ATGAAAAGTCTTTTCAAGTTCCTATCAATGGCCTTGGTGCTTTTGATTGTTGGCTGCGGGGGCTATTTTGCATTTGGCTTCGTTGACGCCATTACAGCTGCTGACGATCAGAAAACACGGGCCGATTCAATTATTTCAGCTGGTCTTGGCGGTTCCTCCTTGGGAGAAGAGCGTTATCGTCAACTGCTAATGGTGCAGGACCCGCAGTTCGAGCATCACAGTGGGGTCGACATAACGACACCTGGTGCCGGCATCACGACGAGTTCCCAGTTATTGGCAAAGCGTTTAGGTTTTGAGAAATTCACTCCTGTTATCGGCAAAATCAGACAAACAGGATATGCAGTTGGATTAGAAAACCAGCTGAGCAAAGAGCAGATCATGGCGCTTTGGCTTGATACACTGGAAATGGGGCATGGACCTAATGGTTGGGTGACAGGCCTTCATCGGATGAGCGAAGCCTCATACGGTGCGCCTCCATCGGCAATTCGCGACGATCAGTTTCTCTCTCTCCTTGCCGTTTTGATAGCTCCCGGACGGTAA
- the mepA gene encoding penicillin-insensitive murein endopeptidase gives MARWIGRFALLAGCLSLSIAVGSMDQALAQTPAKVLFGKEKLPANLQARAIGSYAKGCQAGAVALPVDGPAWQAMRLSRNRNWGQPVLIDFLEKLAADAKAYDGWNGLLVGDIAQPRGGPMTSGHASHQIGLDADIWLRPMPAGRFSKKERESVSAISMLKSGTRTVDPNKFTAAHFRLIKRAASTPGVARIFVHPGIKKALCDMAGSDRSWLRQVRPWYGHYYHFHVRLSCPPGQPGCKNQAPPSAGDGCGKDLAWWLSDAPWTPKKPDPKKPVVKKRAVTLADLPDACRAVLAAAPTPGAVVASSEVGNATYVPIEADRTLTVLPKPRPLYY, from the coding sequence ATGGCCAGATGGATCGGCCGCTTTGCCCTGTTGGCTGGCTGCCTTTCCTTGTCGATTGCCGTCGGCTCCATGGATCAGGCCTTGGCGCAAACACCAGCCAAGGTGCTATTTGGCAAAGAGAAACTTCCAGCCAATTTGCAGGCTCGTGCCATTGGCTCCTATGCCAAGGGGTGTCAGGCCGGCGCTGTCGCCTTGCCCGTTGACGGACCCGCATGGCAGGCCATGCGCCTGTCGCGCAATCGCAACTGGGGGCAACCGGTTCTCATTGATTTTCTGGAGAAGCTGGCGGCCGATGCCAAGGCATATGACGGCTGGAATGGTCTTCTGGTGGGAGATATCGCCCAGCCCCGTGGTGGTCCCATGACATCGGGGCACGCATCCCATCAGATCGGTCTGGATGCAGATATCTGGTTGCGCCCCATGCCTGCGGGCCGCTTCTCTAAAAAAGAGCGCGAATCTGTTTCGGCCATTTCCATGCTCAAGAGCGGAACACGCACCGTCGATCCCAACAAATTCACCGCAGCCCATTTTCGCCTGATCAAGAGGGCTGCGTCTACGCCCGGGGTTGCACGCATTTTCGTGCATCCTGGAATCAAGAAGGCTTTGTGCGACATGGCCGGAAGTGATCGCAGCTGGTTGCGACAGGTGCGCCCATGGTATGGCCACTATTATCACTTCCATGTTCGGCTTTCTTGTCCTCCGGGTCAACCAGGATGTAAAAATCAGGCGCCACCGTCAGCGGGTGACGGCTGCGGCAAAGATCTGGCCTGGTGGCTGTCTGATGCGCCATGGACGCCGAAAAAGCCAGATCCGAAAAAGCCGGTAGTCAAGAAACGTGCCGTAACGCTGGCAGATCTACCCGATGCCTGTCGCGCTGTTCTGGCCGCTGCCCCGACACCGGGCGCAGTTGTCGCCTCATCCGAGGTTGGCAATGCGACCTATGTGCCCATAGAGGCAGACAGAACCCTGACGGTCTTGCCCAAGCCGCGACCGCTATATTATTAA
- a CDS encoding DUF2799 domain-containing protein: MRSIPALLLLLPLLAGCASLSQEECQTGDWSAVGANDAMDGRDATRFSGHIEACSKYDIAPDKTQYEAGYQKGLKSYCTPSNGFSVGRNGYSYHQICPPASEPEFMRGYLRGSALHETETEIAEKERELAQLKTERVELRASKKDDKKHKSLRRLARDIDALEWDLHRLRFKRDRALVEADRFLQTIEPVI, encoded by the coding sequence ATGCGCAGCATACCTGCCCTTCTTCTGTTGTTGCCCTTGTTGGCTGGGTGCGCAAGCCTGTCTCAAGAGGAGTGCCAGACGGGCGACTGGAGTGCCGTTGGAGCCAATGACGCCATGGACGGGCGCGATGCGACCCGCTTTTCCGGTCATATCGAAGCCTGCTCGAAATATGATATTGCACCAGACAAGACACAGTATGAGGCCGGCTACCAAAAGGGCCTGAAAAGCTACTGTACACCATCAAACGGCTTTTCCGTCGGGCGGAACGGCTATTCCTACCATCAGATCTGTCCTCCTGCCAGCGAACCGGAATTTATGCGCGGCTATTTGCGCGGCAGTGCCTTGCATGAAACCGAAACCGAAATTGCAGAGAAAGAGCGAGAGTTGGCGCAGCTGAAGACCGAGCGGGTTGAGTTGCGGGCTTCCAAAAAGGACGACAAAAAGCACAAGAGCCTCAGACGTCTTGCCCGCGATATAGACGCCTTGGAGTGGGACTTGCATCGCTTGCGTTTCAAAAGAGATCGCGCCCTTGTTGAGGCGGATCGCTTTCTTCAGACAATAGAACCGGTCATCTAG
- a CDS encoding MBL fold metallo-hydrolase, which yields MTKVTILGCGATYGVPLVGGGWGLCDPANPKNERTRPSVLVEQNGRSLMIDIGPDFRLQSVRARITPDTIMITHGHWDHIAGIGELPYYLEEVLKRDLDIYADKKCMSFIRSMFPYLFFDEERKGATSIVGFGDHKQYRIFWHCIRAYEPFDANGIEIFPFLQRHGSLDSLGVRIADFVYSPDVKSFPEQSWKYLADIGTWILDCDYWKPSDSHGDPETVLKHIYQFNPKQVYLTHMDEKMDYSVLKSWFTYRGYDHVSPAYDGLKIDLCGD from the coding sequence TTGACTAAAGTCACAATTTTGGGATGTGGAGCGACCTATGGCGTTCCACTGGTCGGAGGGGGATGGGGCCTGTGCGATCCAGCCAACCCTAAAAATGAAAGGACAAGGCCGTCTGTTCTGGTCGAGCAAAATGGCCGATCTCTCATGATCGACATCGGACCGGACTTTCGACTGCAATCCGTTCGGGCGCGGATAACCCCTGATACCATCATGATAACCCATGGCCATTGGGACCATATCGCCGGGATAGGTGAGCTTCCCTACTATTTGGAGGAGGTTCTAAAGCGCGATCTGGACATTTACGCTGACAAAAAATGCATGTCGTTTATCCGAAGCATGTTTCCCTATCTGTTTTTTGACGAAGAACGAAAAGGGGCCACCAGCATCGTCGGCTTTGGAGACCACAAGCAATACCGGATATTTTGGCATTGCATCCGTGCTTACGAGCCTTTTGATGCCAACGGTATCGAGATTTTCCCGTTCTTGCAGCGCCACGGTAGTTTGGACAGTCTGGGAGTTCGGATTGCGGATTTCGTCTATAGCCCGGACGTAAAATCATTTCCGGAGCAGAGCTGGAAATATTTGGCTGATATCGGCACTTGGATTCTGGATTGTGACTACTGGAAACCGTCGGATTCACATGGTGATCCTGAAACCGTTCTGAAACACATCTATCAGTTCAATCCGAAGCAGGTTTACCTGACACACATGGACGAGAAGATGGACTATTCGGTTTTGAAATCCTGGTTTACGTACCGCGGATATGATCACGTCAGTCCCGCTTATGATGGCCTGAAAATTGACCTTTGTGGCGATTGA